The sequence AACCCCCCTGGTTTTTCTTCCTGCAGCATCACCAGGGGTCTCACCAGTACCCCAGTTTGCCTGGACACTGCTATTCTGTGGGTACAGAGCAGCCCACAgccatggactgtgctcttgACTGGTGCCTGTCACAGTCTGAGGCTGTTGTCTGTCCCCTGAGACCCCCAGCGTTCCCCGTGAGAGCATCCTCCCACCCCCCCGGGGTGCCGGTATAGGGAGTGTGTCTCTTTAATGAggctgggcttggagcagctctgctgctggcacagggagtgAGGGATGGAGCGAGGGCGGTGAAGGAGCCAGTGCCAGAGAGggagcctgcagcagggagaggcgGGGAGGGACCGCTCATCCCCCGGGTACCGCAGCCACCCTGACGGAGGGACAGGGAAAcccatccccagggaagggggctctgcaggaggcaGGGACCCAGCGGGTGCTGAAAGGAGCCTGCAGCCTCTGTGTCatcctcgtcctcctcctccaggtaaggagcagggccaggggcaggcagggcagggaccccGAGGGTGTCCCGCAATTCCTCGGCGTCCCAGGGTTGTGCATCcgctgccagggcagctctgggtcaGGGGAGGGGTGAGAGGTGGAGATGAGACAGCAGGGCCACAAAAGTGCTGAAATCACCATCGGGCAGGGACCAGACAGGGCTGGCTCCAGCAACTGCTGGGAACACGCTCCAGGTTATCAGCAACCAATCCCTGGGCCAGGCCACGTCTGTCCCGTggtgggggacactgggacccTCCCgtggggctgccctgccaggattTGCCCTTGTCAGGGGAAACCCATGGGGCTGAGACTTTTCTTTTGGGGGGTGCCTGTGTTAGGGTGCATTGAGGACAAGTAGCTCCTGTTCCCTGACACAAGGATGGGTTTTTCCAGGGGTTTAGTGGCTCTGGGGgggtgagagcagcagctcaggtccTGGGGGTGGCGGTCCTGGATGTGGTATCGGAGTCAGGGTGTGAGTGCCAGCTTGCACGCGCGTGTGCAGTGGGCTCTGCTCTCTGTTCCCACTCCCCAGCAGACAAAGCAGGAGGCACCACGAGCTGGAGAGTCCTTTGCCCCATCCAGCAGTTCCTTTCCCCTTCACTCTTCTTTGGGCTCTGCAAAGTGGTGTGTCCCATAGGCATAGGGCAACAGCACCATCACCTCCTGGCTCCATGGCCTTCTCCATGCTCCAGGAGTTGGGATGgatcctgctctcctgcctttGTGCCCCATGGGATGTCTCACAGGGAGGGAAGGCCAGGGAAGCTGGGGTAATGCAGTTGAGCAGCCAGGGGCAGCAATGGCTCCTCACTCCAGGCACTCTTGCAGAGGTTGGGCTCCTCTTCTTCCATCCTTTACATTGAACCTGCCTGTGTGTCTGTCACCAATGGAAATTTCCGCTGGGTTTGCCTGTGTCGGGTTTGGCCTCTTCCTTCCCCCGGACCACGCTGAGCCCCGGCTTGGGCGGCTGTTGCTGCAGCAGGTGAAACTCTGGCAACTCCCCAGGCAGCTGAGGAGGGTCTGCTGGGCTCAGACACCTGCctccctttccagcctggctggaaaACTCAGTCTGCCCACAGGCGAGACGAGAAACATTGATTTATTCTGACCCAGGGAAGGGTCAGCTCCGTCTTGCCTTCACAGACAGTTTTtagctgccagcacagagagctgcccccagcctgctgtAGCCCTTTTATATTGGGGGTGTTGCTGGTTaaaccagctcctgcaggcagtaggtggaggggaggaaggagagagtgCTGTGAAGGTACTGGAAATAATGCTGGGCATGGGGAGAGGGCTGGGGACCTGTTGGTGATGCCACATTGGACTCTGGGGACAAGTTACTGCCCCAGGGAAAGAGGATGAAGAGGCTGAGGTGAGGACCACCAGGTCTGGTTTTATTCATTAGCacggggcacagagcagccagcacaAAGAGTGGCAGGGCCAGATGGGGCCTGTTTACCCTGTGAGGTGAATGTAAAGAGCAGTGATAACACGCAGCCGGGACGGCctctccagcagtgcctggtAAACATGGCAGTGACCCGGCCGGCAGGCAGCACGGCAAACACCGGCACGTTGCTGAGCATCAAACTGGCTGCCTTGGGAACAAATTAAACAGCTCTGGGCAGAAATACATCTTTAATGCTCAGTGTGGCTGGGTTGGAGGCACCCTGGTCTCCAGATCCCATCTGGGTGCTGTGTCAGGGCAGGAACCAGCTGTTGATGTGCCCAGCTGTGGAActgccagtgaggaggagcagcaggctgtgcagggacccTGTGCCACCTcgtgtgctgggagcagagtttGGGGGGTGCAGCAGTGCGTGCAGTATCCTGCACAGAGGGTGGAGGGCTGGTGGTGGTGGGGTGGTGGGTTGGGTGGCCAGGATCTGCCAGCATAACCCTGCAATGCCAGCTGAGCAGGTAAATGGCTCTCCTCTGGTGGTAATGGACTGATTTTCCTGGGATGCAGCCACGTTGCTAATGCACTTTTGCACTTCTCCAAGGCTCCCTCTTTTGTGCAGCTGAGAGTTTGGTCCCGGTGCTGCCTCCAAGGATGTAGCCCTGCTCCACTTTCAAGGATGCTCTGTGAGAGGCACTCTGTGACCCCACACCGAGGGCACCCCGAGCCTCCCATTGCCAAAGCTCTTACGAGCTGTTCCCAGGATGAAGGCCACTGGAGCGGGGGCACTGAACAGATGGCTCAGTTGTACCTGGCTTTGTCCTTGCCCTGGGCACATTGtgtgctgcagcaccagcacatgGCGTGGGGCAGGGGCCTCACTGGGTCACAGGTgcttggggcagagcagaggtgcaGACCCACATGTGGAGCAGACCCCATGCACACTGTCCACAGATCCACACAGCCAGGGCTAAGGCTGACAGGAATATTTTACACAAATACTTGATGGCACAGGATGGGTTGATGTTGGAGAGATGCTTTGACTCCAGACAATTGTTTGTGATGCTGCTCCTGGGTGTTTTTCCCAAGGGAAAGAGAGGTGTGGAGTGGGTTGGTGCCATGGCTGAAAGACATCTCCAGCCACCTCTCTTCCTGCCAAGAGGTGGGAGCCTAGACACATCCATTTCTGGGCAAAGAAGGTGATGATCATCCACTTGTCGGGCTCCACCCTGCAGTGcattccctctgtgctgctcttccATGCAGCACTGACCTTGTTGTTAATTATTAAACCCCCAGCAAACACTGCTGGATGCTTTGTCCTAGTTACACTGTGAGCTTCTCACCCTTctggttggcttttttttttaacaaattacCCTGGTAACCTCTGTGGACAAATGGAGATGGGGGCAGCAGACGCTCCAGTGCAGGAGATGGCCTGGagaggctctggagctgctctggggtggCTGAGAGATGGGCTGCATGTGGTTGGCCATTATCCATTCTGTCCAGGAGTCCCTGTTGGTCTGCCAGGGCTTGGGGATTGCATGGAACTACTGCCCACAGGAGTTCTGTTGCTCTCTCTGTGGGCTCCTGTGGCTCCAGACCTGGTTTGCAGGTGGGCTGGGGTCCAAGGAGAGACGTGGATCCAGATCCATGTGTTCTGTGCATGCTGAAGAGCAGCCTGGCATGTGGGAGGGCTGGAGACCTGCTCCCTGTCTCAGGCTGGTCAGATGTAAATGGCTTGTGGGCAGAAGCCCCTTCCAGCAGACCCCATCCTTGGGCATCCAGTACCTGCcttccctctgctcacagctgcccaCTGAGGGACCATGCCAGGCCTCTACGCCCTCTTGTCCTGGGAGGCTCTGCCCCTGAAGAGCTCCACGGTGAAGGCTTGTGCCAACGGATACTCCCTGAGCATCACTGCTCACCTCCTGTACACCAACCCCCACAAGGAGCCCGTGGAAGGTAAGGGAGGGCTCTCAGGCATGGCAGGGACTGCAGGGCCCCCTGAAAACCCCGTGCTGGGGAGCATCCTGTCTGCAGCCCATCTGTGTCCTGACCCCCAAACCTTGCTCAGCCTGGGGAGCAAAGACGGAGGCCAGCAGAGGTGGGGCCACTGTCACACActgtgggcaggaggagagTGAGACTGAGCaaacagaggaagaggagggttcCATCCTCGCTCTGGGTCGCTCCTGTGTCTCGCTCACGTGCTGTGAGTCAGACAGGGGCTCCCATGGGCTGTTCGTGCCACAGCCATGCCGGCCTCTGCCTCGGGGCtctcctctgcctgcaggcatcTTCATCTACCCGCTGGAGGAGTCGGAGGTGGTGGCTGGCTTtgaggcagcggcgggcagcCGGCGGGTGACGTTCCAGCTGCAGAGCCGGCAGCGGGTGCAGgagtgctgcctgcagtgcagccccagccccggccgccCGCGCCGCTGCAACAGCGGTAGGTGCCCTGGCACGGCTGCTGCTCgtgggtgctgctggcctggTGGCTCAGAACGGGCAGGGGGGGAGTGTGGGGGAATATGAGGGGCtgagagcccctgccaggccacCCCAGTGCCTGGGGGGGTCTCTGGGGCTGGAGATCTCCACGTcttctttcccctccctccGCCTCTTCTGGGGCTCTGCCACCATGTGCACAGCCTTCGTGACACTTGTGCTCTGCTGTCACCTCTGGGAGCGATTAGGGCCACTAATGACCTCCTCCAGAACCCCACATGCCTCACTGATCTccccccatccctcctccctctcctgcccAGGCCACCTTGTCTTGGATGAGGACGTGGAGCGCTCCACCTTCATCATTGTCACCGGCACGCTGTGCCCATCGGAGAGCCTGGCTGTCACCCTGAAcacagtgcaggagctgcccacGCTGCCAGACGGGGCCCTGcgcctcctcctgccccccaTCCTCACACCCCACGTCCCCGCCGACCCCGAGAGCGAGCCGGCAAGCTTGTGTGACGACAGGTTGGCCCTATGGTGATTTTCATGGCTTCCTCAGTCTCTGCCATCCCAGGGGGGCGATGCCAATGCTGGGCGAGCAGGTCGGGGGGCAGGAGCCATCACCCCCTCTCCCCTTGCAGCCCCACAAGCTGTTTTGGGGGGCCAGGTGCCCGGAGCCAGTCACCCACTATGGTGCCTGTGGACAGCGTGGATGTCTTTCGGGGACGAACCTACAACCCTTTTCCTTACGAGTTCACCTTCGAGCTGCTGGTGAAGGGCCCCTGCTTGCTGGCAGGTAGGGGTGTGGCTTGGGTGTTTTCAGCTGGTTGTGTAAAACCTCCTTAAAATGTGGGTGATGTTCCCTGGTCCCTCCCTTCTAGGAGGATGTGAGGGCCTGTTCCTGGGCACCCTCTTGCACTCCCTCCAggtgaaaaatccctttttcctttccatccctggggctgggaccccTCAAAATCACCCTGCCTGTGCCTTTGGGCAGCTCTGGGTCAGcagcctccttccctggggtgATGTGATGCACTGGGGGGAGGGTGGGTGAGGAGGGGAAGATGGTTGGTTGGTGGGGATGTGCTCCTTGCTGCTGGCCCAGTCAATCCCATTAGCTCTGTCAGGAGCAAGCCACTGCTGTGGGGCCTGGTGGGTGGAGGGGCTGAGGAGGGGGTTTGTGGGGGACTTACCTGCTGCCTTCCCTTCTTTGCAGGGCTGGAGAGCCCATCACATGCCCTGAGAGCTGATGCTGACCCTTGGGCCAATTCTGCCACCACAACCTGTGTCACCCTAGCCGAGCCCCACCGCTACGACAGGGACCTGGAGATCATCCTCTACCCTTGTGGTGAGGGAGATGATGCCCTTGGAGGGTTTGAGGCATCACCCCAGAAACATCTGGAGCATCCCCCAGCCCCTTGCAGCCCAGGGTAACTCAAAACTCTCCTGTgccccccagagccccacaGCCCGCACCTGGTGATTGAGGATGGCACCATGACGTACCCCGAGTACGAGGCGCACATCCGGAGCCGCCGGGATTACGTGCGGGTTGCCAGGAAGGACAGCAGTGGCGAGAGACAGGTgacagggcacagcccctgctgccccagccacaGGGGGAAAGGGGAGGTGGTGGGGCGTGGCTGAGGCAGACCTTGCTGTGGTCCAGAGGGTGTGAGAAGGCTCTGACCTGCCTGGCTCGCAGGTGGCTTTCGTGCAGAAGCGTTTCCACAAGGACATCTTCCCCAACCCCGTGCTGATGCTGAACTTCTGCCCGGCTGTGGAGGCTGTCCCCGGGGCCCTGCAGAGCGTCACCCGCGAGATCCTCTTCCTCATCGACCGCAGCGACTCCATCAGTGGCCCTGACCTTGACAAGGTCAAGGTGAGGCATGGCCATGGGTCCAGGGGTGCTCCCTGGGTGGCCAGCCCTTAGCAGCTGTCCCTGGTCCCTTCTGTCACCTCAGAAGGCTTTGCTGGTGGCCCTGAAGAGCCTCCCGTCAGGAACACTGCTCAACCTCGCCAGCTTCGGTGCTGACATCAAGCCGCTCTTCCCATCCAGTCGCCTCTGCAGCAACGTGAGTGCCACAGGCAAATCCTGGGGATCCACCAACCCCTCTTTGTCCTTCTCCCAGCTCCTTGACTTGGGCTGGGGGCTGGTGAGCCAGGGGGCGGCTGCAAGGCCGGCTCTTTGTGCTGACAGGAGACGTTGCGCCGTGCCTGCGAGCACCTGGACGGGCTGCGGGCAGACCCTGGTGGCACCAAcctgctggcagccctgggctgggcgctggcacagcccctccaCCACGGCTACCCTCGCCAGCTGTTCCTCTTCACCGGTGCAGTAgcgggcagtgccagcaggatcCTCCGGCTGGTGCGCAGGCAGGCCAGCACCGTCAGGTACAGCACTCGCACTGCGGCAGGACTCCGTGTTCCCCAAATCCCCCGCGCTGTTCCCACTGATTTCTCCTTGTGCAGCCTCAAATCTTACCTGAGCCCATCCCAAGGGTGTCCTTCACCCATTGCACCCCTCAGCCCATCGCCTCGGCTCTTCTTGgggtgccccagcccagcacagagccagggcagcactCTGGCTGTCagatccctctgcccatccctgctaAAGGGCTCATCACTGGGTttgccagcccccagcccagcccagccatggtTTTCCATCCCCTGGCTCTCCTGCAGGTGCttcagctttggcatgggcccgcGGGCGTGCCGGCGGCTGCTGAAGGCCATGGCCAAGGTGAGCCGGGGCCGTGCCGAGTTTCTGAGTCCATCTGAGAGGCTGCAGCCCAAGGTAAgacccaggcagggcaggggggcactggggacactgccatGTGTGACACTGTCTGCACTCCCCCTGCAGCTGATCAAGTCCCTGAAGAAGGCGATCGAGCCGGCCATCAGCGACATCACCATCGACTGGTACGTCCCCGACAGCATGGAGGCTCTGCTCTCGCCCACCGAGCTCCCGGCCCTGTACCCCGGGGACCGCCTCGTCAGCTACTGCGTCCTCTACAGCATCGCCCGCTTCGGGGACAGGCGCCCGCTGGTACGGCTGGCACGGCCTGGGCAGGGTGGCCTGGTCCCTGTGCCACCGGCTGCTCCCCAGCTGGGGGCTGAtggtgctgtcctctctctccTAGGGCCAGGATGGGGCTCGCCAGAGCTCCCGGGGCTCAGCCTTTCTCTCCCAGCAGGAAGTGCCCAGTCCTGGGGAGAGCCGCCAGCCAccccagagccagccaggaACTGGGGATGCCTCCCTGGATGTTTTTTCTGGAAGTACAGAGGTGTCAGAGCGGAGTGAGTggggtgcagagctggggcagggggcgGTCGTGGGAGCCATGGGCTAACAGAGCGTGTGCTCACCGGGCAGGTATTGATCCTGTTTCTGGGGGAGACATCTGGAAGCGGATCTACCAGCCCTCCTACATCCAGGAGCAATATGTCCTGACACACTGCTCTGTCAGCACTGACCgcagccaggggctgctctcccGCAGCTCCACCAGCAGCGAGTCCACTGGTTCCCGGGATGTGGCCCCCGAGGGTGGCTCCTCAGGCCCTGGTGCTGATGTCacctcccagcagggccagaaGAGCCTGTCCCTCTGCGAGTCCTCCACCAAATCTGCCCCACTGccctctgccccagctggcACCAAGGTAAGGATGCcaagggggtgcaggggctcATGGTGTGGGGGTTGTTCATGGCTTGGCTGGGACCTTGCTGCCCTGTTGTGCCCAGGCATCTGCCCACTGGGCGGGGAAACAGAGCTCTAGCCTGAATTTTAAGCAAGGATCAGCAATGGATGCCATGAGGATGTTCCTGGGTGGTTTTGCCCTACTGAagtgggacagctggggaccaagCAGCTGGTTCCTTAGTGTCCCTTGGCAGCAGTCAGCTGAGTGTCTGACTGACCCCTGAGCCAGCTCAGTGATGCCTTAAAGCTGCAGAGACCAAATGAAAATAGCTGGGCTGGCATCACGTAACAAATCTGTTGAGCCAGAAAGGAAAGGCTGCCTGGCTGGGCTTCAGCCTGGCTCCTTCAGCCCTCAGCCAACGCTCCAGACGCTTCATTAGCGATGGGCCACATCCCTGCTGCTTCATACCTGGGTGTAAAACCCAGCTGGGTCGCTGGGGTGGGGAAAGGCAGCTGCCCCAGTGACGATGGCCCCAAGGCTTGGTGAGGCCAGCTGTCACCCAGCACCAGGACACGCTCCTTCCCAGTGGCACGGCTTAGGTAACCCACTCctgtcacacagcagcacagctggtgccCTTTGCTGCTGAAATGTCAAGCGTAAGTGATTTCCCTGCAGAGTAAATGATCCTCCCAACTCCCTGCTGCCGAGGCGAGAGGTGGCATGGGTGCCACTGTCCTGACATGGCTTTTAGGGGAAGCATCTCAATGCAGGGACACCACTCTGCACTGGGGAATGCATCCCTTTGTAACACCATCCAGCCTGAGTATTCTAGCTAACCTCACTTCTGCACACACATAAATCCCTGGCAACTCCAGCATCAGCCTGAGTCAGTCCCCAGGGATGTTTGCAAACTCCTGTGTGGGTGCTTCCCATGTCTGTGGTGCCAGGGTAGCATCCCTGGAagcagctggtgccagcctgcagagcactgaTGACAGCTGAGGCTCCAGCCAGCAGCCGGAGAGGTGCAGGTGCCCATTGCAGCTCAGGGCAATCTGAGCTCGGTGCTGGCCTTGCCAACAGCCTTGTCCCCACTGCAGGTGACAGTGGCCCtgagcacagaggagctggcaCGGCAGAAGAAGGTGCTGGCACGCGCTGCCCTGGCTGGGCGCAGCTTCTCCACGCCTCACGGGGAGCTGGATGCCCATCGGCTCTGCCAGGCCCTGGAAAAGGTGTCTCAGAAGAGGAACCAGTCCCTGGAGGGGCAGCTGGATGAGCTGGGACCCCAGCCACGGCAAATGCAGCCCGGTGCAGCGGAGTCAAGTGTGTACCGGCTCCGGGGACGAGGGCGGTGGGGTGGAGCCAGGTGCCCCCGCCTTGCTGAGCCCAGCCTTTGCCGTTCCCAGATAACCTCCTCTCACCCACCCACCTGGACTGGGACATGCTGGTGGAGCCCTCCTACCTCTTCAGTGCCTCGCCAGCGCCCGAGGCggggcagcccagcctgggtgATGCCAGCATGCCCCTGCGCTGCCAGGTGGTGATCCACGCGCTGCGAGCCGGCACGCCCGTGTCCTGGGAAGTGACAGCTTCCCTGgaatccctgctgcagccccgggaggggccgggcagGGAGGACCCGCCGCGGCGGGCGGCCAAAGCCTGGGACAAGCCCCTGCACCGCCTGGCAGCGCGCTCCGTGGTGCGGGACAATGAGAGCGTGGCGCAGCGGGAAGCCAAGCTGGAgcagggtgggtgctggggcGGCTCCCCGGGGCGGCTCCGGCATCCCCCCCGCTCTAACCGCTTTGCTCCGGGCAGGTTTTGCCCGCCGGTTCCGCCTGAAAGCCGTGCAAACCAGCAAAGCCTGCAACGTGCCTTCCCTCTACACCCGCCTGGTGCCCGTGGACGGTGCCACGCAGACAGCCCTGCCCGCAGCCCCCGAGGTGTGGGGCGTAGGTACGGACAAGGGCCTGGTGGGACAGAGAGGGGGCAGCAAGGGGACAGAGGGCTGAGGTGGCATCGTCCCTTGCAGCTGGCTCAGCCAGCCGGACACGAGCTGCTGCGGCAGGGAACTGGCACCACCGGAGCTCCTCAGCGGgtcaggggcagcagcaggagccagaggaGCAGGATGAGGCCCCTGGCACGGCAGGTACTGACTCAGACCTTTATGTCAACTTATCCTCCCCGGGGATCTGCACTGGGGTCTCTGGAGACCCTCAGCTGGTGGCTGTGAGGGGCTGGTCCTGCCTGGGGTGCTGTGGATATCTGGAAAGAGGCATCTGGCTGTACTGGGGAGGGGGGCGTAGAGGGACAGCATAGCAGCCCCTGAGAGCAGCTGTGAGCTGTGAGGGTCCCTGGAGCCTGGGACCCCACCagattttgctcttttgcagagCGAGACGAGATCCCTAGGTCCCCGGGCAGCACCTCCTCCCCTACCTTTGGCTGGGAAAAGCAGAACTACTCAAACGGTGTgtccaggctggatgagggTGGGAGATGGCCTACCCTTGatgccctgccacagctggagcatccactgtgccctcagtaccctggGCATGtgggctgagctgccctccCAGGTACTGGTCAGTGGGACACACCTCTGGGTGCCTCATGTTCCCACTGTGGTTAACTCTCTCTCCCCCTTGCAGGGCCCCCATCCAGCCCCTCCACCACCTCCATGGGCTCCCAGAAATCCACAGAGAGCATCGCAGGCTCCAGGTGACACTGTGGGATGGGGGGATGCAAGGGACCAAAAAACGGCAGGTTGTGGGGAGAGAGTGCTgattccctgtcccctgccagctcctgcagtatAAGTGGGGGGGTTTGGcactccagccccttccctgcatCAGTTTGGTATCCAGCTGCCTTTCAGGAATTCCTCCCAATCCTGTTATCTTGCCTGTGACCCCACAGGTTTAGCCTGAGCAGGCGCAGGggtcccagcctggtgctgcgCCCGCAGTGCCTCAGCCCAGAGAGCGAGCGCTCCAGCAACCATGCCAGCCATGACTACCTCCCGCTGGTAAGGAcctgctgcctgtcccctgtccccatcccagcggggggacctgccctgctgggtgCCAGCTGGGCCACCCAGGTCATGCCTGCCAGCACAAGCAGTGGAAGATGCTGTGTCAGCCCTGCATAGGGATCTTGGTTGGCTTTTTGGGGGCCATtagactgtccctgtgccccagggacactcctgcagcccccagtgGTCGGTGCTGTGGTGGGTCTGCACCCCCGCCTGCCCTCCCCACTCGTCTGTGCCCCCTCCTTGCaggtgcagctgcagcaagCCCGGGGGCCGTTCCAGCTCACCGAGAGCTTCTCTGAAGTGGTGCAGATCCCCCTGGACCGCCTGCGCCGCGCCTCCCCCTACGCCTCCCACCGTGCCAGCCtcagccccgtgtccccaggggcCAGGAGCCTCCCTgaggcaggagccagggctgaGGAGGGCGAggagcccctcacagccccgcAGCCCAGCTCGCCCCCGTCCCGCAGCACTTGCTCCGAGGTGCCCAGCGCGGCCGCGTGGGCGCAGGCGGACAGTGGGCACGGCTCCGAGTCCGACACCGGGCCCCACTCGGCTGCCCCCTCTGAGGCCGGCGTGAGCTGTCAGGACGTGGggccagaggagctggagagTGCCAGCTGGGCCACGGCGGTGGCCTTGGCGTGGCTGGAGCATCGCTGCGCCGGGTTCTTTGAGGAGTGGGAGCTGGTGGCAGCCAAGGCGGACGCGTGGCTGCAGGCGCAGCGCCTGCCCGAGGGGGTGGACATGGGCTGCCTCAAAGGGGCAGCCAGGCacttgttcctgctgctgcgTCACTGGGACGAGAACATCAAGCTGAACATGCTGTGCTACAACCCCAACAACGTCTGACGGCCGCCCAAGGGGCCAATAAAGACACCTGGCTCCAAGCCACCTGCACTGGTGTCTCTGTTatcagcagagagctgctggctcCCTTCAGGCCATGCCAGGACTCACCAGAATCATAGGAGGAGGTCACCCCCTTCCCAGCCATCTCTGgtgggagggagcaggcaggggaaTAGGAAAAGCTGTACTGGAGGGACTCCTGGGCTCCATCAAAGCAAATGAAATTGTGAGGCAAAGCagttctgcagctcctctcttGTAACCTCaccccagaggctgctgcctagccctgggcacccctttCCCACAGCTGGGAAGCCAGAGTGCTCATGGTGCTAGAAGATGCTCTACCTTCCCTCAGGTGGGGCAAGTCCAGGGACAGCTGTTCTGACATCATCACAGGACAAGAATTTAGGGGAAGGGCACACAAAGCCCCCTTTATTCGGAAGTCCTGCCTTTTGGGGATCCCCACACCTGCCCCCTTGCACAGTTCCAGGGCTCATGGCCCTCTTGGGCTTGCTGTGGGTAGCCTAGGAGTCAAGTGGGAAAAGAGCAGGCAGATGGGGCAGTTCCAGAGGCCAGTTCCCACTGGCCAGCCATCCCCACTCTCACTGGGCTTTCTTGGACGTGGCTGTGGGTTTCCTGCTCGGTGGAGGGGTGTGTGACACTGGCGTGGGGGCTGTGCCATaccagagctggagcaggatgagtccatggcagatgtgcagggagagagagctgCAGACTGTGGAGGGGTAGGTGTTCCAGCAGAGCTCGATCacgcccagcagcagcaccctgtGCAGGGGGAAAGCTGGGGGTCAGCGTGGGGGACACACCAGCCATCCTCActcccagagccccagcagatgggtgctcccctccctgccagcacgTACTTGGGCATGTGGGCCAGCTTGGTGGTCGGGGTGCACCAGAGTAAGTAGGGCAGAGTGTGGAAATACCAGACGTAGAACTGGTAGTgcagggagcggctgcagcagACACCCAGGAAGTTGGAGGAGAAGAGGATGAAGACAATCCATGCACTGGCATTAAGGGGGCAAACACAGGAGGCTGGAGGTGTGGTCCCACAAGAGCTCCCCAACATagctcctttccccagggcaGGCTGGTACAACAGCACTGCATGGCCTGGGACCCAACCAGGtttctccctgcctgccttctccctctctttctccctctctccttgctgcccaccctgccaaaGGATATTGTTGACAGTCAAGCGAGGGGATGCGGGTTTCCTTTTGGCAGGATCCTTCAACAGAGTCAGGATGTTCTCTTTGGAACTGAGAGGGAAGAACAAACATTGATCTCAGATGCTGAAAGTCTCTCCCACCCCAATGTTCCCCTGTGAGCCACAATGCCTGGGCTGTACATTCCCCAAAACAGAACAGTAACTGCTCTCCAACTCACACCTGGAATCCCAggactgcagcactgcaggggcaGGGGAGTCAAGGATCTGTATCCTGCAGGGCTCACCTGTGCCACCGGTGCAGTGCAAAGAGCCCCAGGCCTGCCAGGtgagccaggagcagagcagcatggAAGACTCGATTCTGGAAAACCTCTTCTGGGAGGAAGCGCCAGTTCACCGTCCATTTAAACTGGAACTGGCGGCCCAGGTCAAAGGAGCGGGTCAGGTACCCCACAGGGTTCACCAGCAGGAAGGGCAGGCCCAGAAccacctgcagggacaccagcaccatcaCAGAGCCCTACACCAGGTTGCTGTTACCC comes from Agelaius phoeniceus isolate bAgePho1 chromosome 10, bAgePho1.hap1, whole genome shotgun sequence and encodes:
- the VWA5B2 gene encoding von Willebrand factor A domain-containing protein 5B2 isoform X1, with the translated sequence MPGLYALLSWEALPLKSSTVKACANGYSLSITAHLLYTNPHKEPVEGIFIYPLEESEVVAGFEAAAGSRRVTFQLQSRQRVQECCLQCSPSPGRPRRCNSGHLVLDEDVERSTFIIVTGTLCPSESLAVTLNTVQELPTLPDGALRLLLPPILTPHVPADPESEPASLCDDRLALCPTSCFGGPGARSQSPTMVPVDSVDVFRGRTYNPFPYEFTFELLVKGPCLLAGLESPSHALRADADPWANSATTTCVTLAEPHRYDRDLEIILYPCEPHSPHLVIEDGTMTYPEYEAHIRSRRDYVRVARKDSSGERQVAFVQKRFHKDIFPNPVLMLNFCPAVEAVPGALQSVTREILFLIDRSDSISGPDLDKVKKALLVALKSLPSGTLLNLASFGADIKPLFPSSRLCSNETLRRACEHLDGLRADPGGTNLLAALGWALAQPLHHGYPRQLFLFTGAVAGSASRILRLVRRQASTVRCFSFGMGPRACRRLLKAMAKVSRGRAEFLSPSERLQPKVRPRQGRGALGTLPCVTLSALPLQLIKSLKKAIEPAISDITIDWYVPDSMEALLSPTELPALYPGDRLVSYCVLYSIARFGDRRPLGQDGARQSSRGSAFLSQQEVPSPGESRQPPQSQPGTGDASLDVFSGSTEVSERSIDPVSGGDIWKRIYQPSYIQEQYVLTHCSVSTDRSQGLLSRSSTSSESTGSRDVAPEGGSSGPGADVTSQQGQKSLSLCESSTKSAPLPSAPAGTKVTVALSTEELARQKKVLARAALAGRSFSTPHGELDAHRLCQALEKVSQKRNQSLEGQLDELGPQPRQMQPGAAESNNLLSPTHLDWDMLVEPSYLFSASPAPEAGQPSLGDASMPLRCQVVIHALRAGTPVSWEVTASLESLLQPREGPGREDPPRRAAKAWDKPLHRLAARSVVRDNESVAQREAKLEQGFARRFRLKAVQTSKACNVPSLYTRLVPVDGATQTALPAAPEVWGVAGSASRTRAAAAGNWHHRSSSAGQGQQQEPEEQDEAPGTAERDEIPRSPGSTSSPTFGWEKQNYSNGPPSSPSTTSMGSQKSTESIAGSRFSLSRRRGPSLVLRPQCLSPESERSSNHASHDYLPLVQLQQARGPFQLTESFSEVVQIPLDRLRRASPYASHRASLSPVSPGARSLPEAGARAEEGEEPLTAPQPSSPPSRSTCSEVPSAAAWAQADSGHGSESDTGPHSAAPSEAGVSCQDVGPEELESASWATAVALAWLEHRCAGFFEEWELVAAKADAWLQAQRLPEGVDMGCLKGAARHLFLLLRHWDENIKLNMLCYNPNNV